The window TAAAGGCAATCGAAGAAGAAAGTCGAGAGCGGCAGCTCCCGCCGCAGCGCCTCCACGTCCAGCTTCCGGCCGAAGCGGCGCATGGTGGTCTGGAACGGCCTGGGCCTGCCGTCCGGCCAGAGCGCAATCGCCTCGCCGTCCAGGACCAGCTCCGCCGACGGCAGCACACGCACCGCCTCGACCAGCTCTGGGACCGATGCGGTGACCTCGTTCAGCCGGCGGCTGTAGACCCGAACCTCGTCGCCCCGCTTGTGCACCTGCACGCGCGCGCCGTCCAGCTTGTAATCCAGCGCAGCGCCGCCCAGCCGCTCGAGCGCGTCCTCCAGATCCTCGGCGGACTGCGCCAGCATGGGCTGGAGCGGCCGGAACAGCTCGATGCCGAACCGCGCCAGCCCCGCGGAGCCGCCGGCCAGCGCCGCCGCCGCGACCCGGCCCAGCTCGCCGGCAAACAGCAGAGCACGCCGCACCTCCGCCGCCGGCACACGCGCCGCGCGCACGACCGCCTCCACCATCACGCCTTCCAGCGCGCCCTGCCGCAATTCGCCGAATACGAGCCGAGCCAGGAACTCCTGCTCATCGCGGGTCGCCCCCACCAGCAACTCGCGCAGCAGCCGCACCCGCTCGGCCGCCGAGCCAGGGCCGCGACACCCGCTCATGGCCTGAAACGCCGCATCCACCTCGAGCAGCGACAACGCCGGGTCAGCCGCCGAGTCCGCCGGCCACGCCTCACGGATCGCGGCGGGGCCGAGCCCCACCCGCCCCTGCCGGAGCTCGCCAGTCAGATAGCTCACGACCAGTGGCGCCTCCGCCGGCGCGGCACGCTGCAACAGCACTGCGAGCGCGGCGACCTTCTCCAGACGGGAGGAGGTTCCAGCCACGCGAAGGGAGGTCTGGACGACGTCGTCAAGGAGCAGGCTCATTGCGCGCGTGTGACCTTGAAATCTCGAAGTGATGAGTCGAAATCACGAGGTGGAAACCCCGCGAGGGCGCTCATCAAGCTGCTACCCCGCTGCGAGACGCGGCAGTATATAGAGCCTTTGTAGGCCCAGGCGGCCGCTTCAGTCCCCCGCCCCCGCTCCGACCAGGGGAACAGGCACGGGTCTGGACGGTTCCCGCGCCAAGGGCCTGACCGGCGGCCGGGAGCCCCTGAGCCAGTTTGCGAACCGCTCGGCCGAGCGGTTCAGGATGAGGTAGGCGCTGGGCACGACGAACAGGGTTAGCAGCGTCGAGACGGTGAGCCCGCCCACCACGGCAATGGCCAGCGGCTGCATCAGCTCCGAGCCCTGGCCGATGCCCAGGGCCAGGGGTAGCATGCCGCAGGCCGTGGTCATGGTGGTCATGAGGATGGGGCGCAGCCGCACGGCGCCCGCTTCGACCACGGCCTGCTCGCGCGTCAGCCCCCGCGTGCGGCGCCCCTGCTCCGTGTACTCGACCAGCAGGATGGCGTTGTTCACCACAATGCCCGCCAGCAGGATAACGCCCAGCAGCACGGGCGCGCTGAGCGGCGTGCCCGTGGCCTTGAGGAGAAGGCCCACGCCAATGAGCGAAAGCGGGATCACGAACAGGATGACCAGCGGGTTGACCAGGCTCTCGTATTGCACGGCCATGACCACGAAGACCAGGAACACGGCGAGCAGGATCACGATGGTGAGCTGCCGGTTGTTCTCCCGGATCGCCTCCTCCTCCCCGCCGAAAACGATGCCGTAACCCTCGGGCAGCTCGAGGCCGGCCAGCCGGGCGCGGATCGAGTCGTTGACCGCGCCCACGCTGGCGACCTGGGCAATGACATCGCCCGTGAGCCGCAGCACGCGGTTCTGGTTCTCGCG is drawn from Gemmatimonadota bacterium and contains these coding sequences:
- a CDS encoding ATP-dependent DNA ligase — its product is MLLDDVVQTSLRVAGTSSRLEKVAALAVLLQRAAPAEAPLVVSYLTGELRQGRVGLGPAAIREAWPADSAADPALSLLEVDAAFQAMSGCRGPGSAAERVRLLRELLVGATRDEQEFLARLVFGELRQGALEGVMVEAVVRAARVPAAEVRRALLFAGELGRVAAAALAGGSAGLARFGIELFRPLQPMLAQSAEDLEDALERLGGAALDYKLDGARVQVHKRGDEVRVYSRRLNEVTASVPELVEAVRVLPSAELVLDGEAIALWPDGRPRPFQTTMRRFGRKLDVEALRRELPLSTFFFDCLYADGESLLDRPAGDRFRALEALVLPAMRVPRLITRDAGAAAEFLRAARRVGHEGVVAKSLEATYDAGRRGGSWLKVKEADTLDLVVLAAEWGHGRRRGWLSNLHLGACDPDTGGYVMLGKTFKGLTDEMLAWQTRELLRRELGREGHIVHVRPELVVEVAFEGVQASPRYPGGLALRFARVKRYRPDKSPAEADTTERVRAIYGRGSAN